Proteins encoded within one genomic window of Bacillus sp. F19:
- a CDS encoding ABC transporter permease, giving the protein MSILQMLELIIPTALFVAAPLIFTALGGMFSERSGVVNIGLEGLMVIGAFVAIVFNLTYADVFGDATPWLSILVAMCAGALLSILHAVASITFRADQVVSGVAINFLAIGLSLFLVKLFYGKGQTDRITESFSKIDIPLLSDIPVIGPLFFSNGYITTYIAIITAFAVWFVMYKTPFGLRLRSVGEHPMAADTMGINVVKMRYIGVILSGAFAGVGGAVYATIIARDFSHATISGQGFMALAALIFGKWHPLGAMGAAIFFGLAQGLSVIGGQLPLLEGIPTMYLLITPYVLTILALTGFIGRADAPKALGTPYEKGKR; this is encoded by the coding sequence GTGAGCATTCTGCAAATGCTAGAACTCATCATCCCTACAGCGTTATTCGTTGCCGCTCCGCTTATTTTCACTGCACTTGGAGGCATGTTCAGTGAGCGATCCGGAGTAGTTAATATAGGGCTTGAAGGATTAATGGTTATTGGAGCCTTCGTTGCCATCGTTTTTAACCTGACATACGCCGACGTATTCGGAGATGCAACCCCGTGGCTTTCCATATTAGTTGCGATGTGTGCAGGAGCGCTGCTCTCCATTCTTCATGCGGTAGCGTCGATTACATTCCGTGCCGACCAGGTTGTAAGCGGAGTAGCCATTAATTTTCTTGCCATTGGTTTATCGCTTTTCCTTGTAAAATTGTTTTACGGAAAAGGACAAACAGATCGCATTACAGAAAGTTTCAGCAAAATTGATATACCGCTGCTGAGCGATATACCTGTAATCGGACCGCTATTTTTCTCAAATGGATATATAACAACTTACATTGCGATTATTACAGCGTTTGCTGTTTGGTTTGTCATGTATAAAACACCATTTGGTCTTCGCTTGCGTTCAGTCGGAGAACATCCGATGGCAGCAGATACAATGGGTATTAATGTTGTAAAAATGCGTTATATCGGCGTTATTTTAAGCGGAGCTTTCGCTGGTGTCGGCGGTGCTGTTTATGCGACAATCATTGCTCGTGATTTCAGCCATGCAACAATCAGCGGACAGGGATTCATGGCTCTTGCTGCTCTTATCTTCGGTAAATGGCATCCTCTTGGTGCTATGGGAGCTGCCATTTTCTTTGGACTGGCCCAGGGTCTGAGCGTAATCGGCGGTCAGCTGCCATTGCTTGAAGGCATACCGACAATGTACTTGTTAATTACTCCTTACGTTTTAACAATCCTCGCATTAACTGGATTCATTGGACGTGCAGATGCACCAAAAGCGCTTGGAACTCCTTACGAAAAAGGAAAACGCTAA
- a CDS encoding ABC transporter permease encodes MNIARYFNILVPVIAVLLGLICGAIIMLVTGYDPVAGYTALWNGIFGDTYYIGETIRQLTPYIFAGLAVAFAFRTGLFNIGVEGQLIVGWFAAVWVGVAFELPKIIHLPLAIIVAALAGALWGFIPGLLKAKFKVHEVIVTIMMNYIALYLTNHLIQYVLSDKGDKSENIFPSASLSSEFFQTMTDYSRMHYGIFLALIGALVMWFLLEKTTKGYELRSVGFNQDAAQYAGMNVSRNIILSMVISGAFAGIAGAMEGLGTFQYVSVKGGFTGVGFDGIAVALLGGNTALGIIFAAALFGGLKVGALNMPSEAGVPYELVEIVIALIILFVASSYFIRWILLRFKKEGK; translated from the coding sequence ATGAATATAGCACGCTATTTTAATATTCTTGTACCCGTTATTGCTGTTTTGCTTGGATTGATCTGCGGAGCGATTATCATGCTCGTTACCGGATATGACCCAGTAGCCGGCTACACAGCATTATGGAACGGAATCTTCGGAGATACCTACTATATCGGGGAAACCATTCGCCAGTTAACTCCATATATTTTTGCCGGACTTGCTGTAGCTTTTGCATTCCGCACAGGTTTATTCAATATCGGAGTTGAAGGACAGCTAATTGTAGGCTGGTTTGCAGCTGTATGGGTTGGGGTAGCATTTGAACTTCCAAAAATCATTCATTTGCCGCTTGCAATTATTGTTGCTGCCTTGGCTGGAGCGTTATGGGGATTCATACCCGGCCTATTGAAAGCGAAATTCAAAGTTCATGAAGTAATCGTGACGATCATGATGAACTATATTGCCTTATATTTAACAAACCATTTAATTCAGTATGTTTTATCTGATAAAGGGGATAAATCAGAAAATATTTTCCCTTCTGCTTCATTAAGCTCTGAATTCTTCCAGACAATGACAGACTATTCAAGAATGCACTATGGAATATTCCTTGCGTTAATTGGAGCTCTAGTCATGTGGTTCCTGCTTGAGAAGACAACTAAAGGATATGAACTCAGATCAGTAGGATTTAATCAGGATGCTGCACAATATGCAGGTATGAATGTAAGCCGCAACATTATCCTTTCAATGGTCATTTCAGGGGCATTTGCAGGAATTGCCGGTGCCATGGAAGGGCTTGGAACATTCCAGTATGTTTCAGTTAAAGGAGGATTTACAGGTGTCGGATTTGATGGAATCGCTGTAGCCCTTTTGGGAGGAAACACAGCCCTTGGCATCATCTTCGCAGCTGCTTTATTTGGCGGTTTAAAAGTAGGGGCACTTAACATGCCGTCTGAAGCCGGAGTACCTTATGAGCTTGTTGAAATTGTTATAGCCCTAATTATTCTTTTCGTTGCTTCAAGCTATTTCATACGTTGGATTTTACTGCGTTTCAAGAAGGAGGGGAAATAA